The Lasioglossum baleicum chromosome 12, iyLasBale1, whole genome shotgun sequence genome includes a region encoding these proteins:
- the LOC143214323 gene encoding uncharacterized protein LOC143214323 isoform X2, translating into MLSNKHNSFSLGADASENGPLNVKTNNGLQKVESQKKLKKKVKKKDGKKSATPCINNSVTNLTPNTLILSGGKLMPLVAPMTSNIIVNAQQPPTNPIILSNTQQNQMFVMQPLTNRVQNVSICNQALINTVQKVTLNTVPSIRTNVVVESQNWASNVKNIINATKIGGHKGILPKGKEVTKTTMAYKVPIPAVHKEKTEKPKETKKEEAKSKGNKNHTKSTKTQQPQETTDENIEKEKSGKNEDSHSSQKGSLKRPSSAEEGITDEPADKKQKTNENDESLVKTLSATKTDFAVTCKSIESLRHVIEKIGENTESEDNNHGLIESNEKETETSTECPVLYPPSKDASNSSKSINSIENKKVEISGSVSPVASSEEHLKSNEIVSADTEFNLPEDNALEKSGNNVDSSSSKSPLTEVEEAVQESVDSKKVKEVCNLGTELDNLLQVTPKDPESVEGTANLESNKIILNLDTNITTSLKPETSVTVPADTTTESSTLLPVSIVEDETKLTKTSKDEVPKTSLSYNTENSFVPIGNRADGLHSDLSNDIFASLQVPSSSHNSESISPTAAFLMAFPLVSSLNGKTEVLEEDMKEDFKYHSQTPPMLLQIGTMEPNSFKIKTSSPPHSIAEKRLKVACEEKKSLNPPVSEPMASEIIASVECNTATKALPKVVNDEPLRQPYKIVQSVLPTLEKPAASNSFPQTTLYSIASKSASNVTNTNTQAGGNSQNQLARSLQNTISTTENIIDSQIDTASTSNKSDQASCPVQVSTCDTSVRYSTSQDFLSSYSSVVDNTLTNLQQSSTVCSNGTISEVNPAGLGQPVVPDVSQASLVSQLVNTTTTTIASSSLPLQTMDIDYTSQMKDKESNSSRVDYGIDAKGALVDSSIVSNTRLGYNSHVDRVLPTSSQSMQQDYAVQPKDTLPILSSQGIQTVYNSQPKNSHVPQNSHNEYVDQNKNLSRKDSISYSTSSATSRAQSYSKDSIPNSSESHFQHSYQKMKDSEPSASNIVDQDAKLNGMLRSKPQEAQGLRLETSYTSSKKIDVDPFAQTFSYAVKDVINTQADQSVLSQNTENMFQGKREDTQSYSSYSNKEIKKNTSSSNPISSKPLIQNVPISRYSQQPTSFVATSNYEQSTVTDNHTKSTTTVAHSSNFSILSWTTLSPVGGSGNNNLVQFEQGQSQTDNSEQKAICENYNYVPLHKENSNYTGVLANDVYSGNSTVAGIDKTRMKSGMEPQKQSFVDPSKARNIQTNVQSSGKQSRMQSQSSSGSNDYAKFNAENKNKSKYSIESEYIQNEYSGMEQQSQQQQHGPKNHQPMPQKQDKPVYPMSTYDSQVNFDLPEVSTQMKYSVDYTSSNFKYPDKSQQQNQNKYQPLVQGQIPSLQHDSVSYNNDGKHGQQQSTTKTKTNQQQHAIRAPVNWMMPPEIKHNTNIADMILPPIGKELDFCQNNLFAQTPSYNQGTPNQFYNNYDVAAHSFPNLPVLQSEPKRTSDVFYSEEQPFPWSPTKTTVHVEQSQPVKGIDQHIVPSSLPTLVGDLDLGTNIPEKQNFLFGQVPSRVPSDQSKDPSKDKESNVTGRDFHTVLNSQSIQHPGSVSSFLSVSQLVEHEKAEKSHQQHHQQHHHHPHHHHHSHPHQQQQQQQQQQARKHQRKSNTSPRGNSKRQMDIRKQTSGNDQLHQRHEEQKSSGHTFSEQGYQQQQQQQQKYQQNNVHWRSRNCKSNYTAEALIGTNSSVHDPIQDKHASIKFTTNYPQNKFQTSLPTADTVMPINYFSNADDGSGYGQMVNQNFNSYTYSSNANIYPTSNFITSISNTPTSYMMPLHDNTDYMEANAFLLSNVATASTVTSSSTSTVTTSTSNVNSNTKNHQHYAKHPHCDKRIYSTNAKKGKRKGPDGTMQNLEFSLSGINSPLEDYHHSATFLPPPPPPHASPLYQNHPQANVYTKAVNSLPPPPAVAGPQSVPTVGPAGFSMNPNMPRGGIVSSNPMAMSHHPSGTSLTNFNLSTIFPEMNDKITGYKPPNGIPTGLTQPPNQTTVYAQRTNYPTNPLCHLPQVSEGSQFGNGVPPPPPPPPPGVIHYKNV; encoded by the exons ATGTTGTCAAACAAACACAA ttCTTTTTCTTTAGGTGCTGATGCATCAGAGAATGGTCCATTAAATGTTAAAACAAATAATG GATTACAGAAAGTAGAGTCCCAAAAGAAGTTGAAGAAAAAGGTGAAGAAGAAGGATGGAAAAAAGAGTGCAACTCCCTGTATAAACAATTCTGTGACTAATTTAACACCGAACACTCTGATACTGTCCGGCGGTAAACTAATGCCCCTGGTAGCTCCCATGACGTCGAACATTATCGTGAACGCTCAGCAGCCGCCAACAAACCCCATAATCCTCAGCAACACGCAACAGAATCAGATGTTTGTTATGCAACCTTTAACAAACCGTGTGCAGAACGTATCCATTTGCAACCAGGCTTTGATCAACACTGTAcagaaggtgaccttgaatacCGTTCCAAGCATCCGCACGAACGTGGTGGTAGAGTCGCAGAATTGGGCGTCGAACGTCAAGAACATAATCAACGCAACGAAAATTGGTGGTCACAAAGGCATCCTTCCCAAGGGCAAAGAGGTCACAAAGACAACGATGGCGTACAAAGTTCCTATCCCAGCGGTTCATAAAGAGAAAACAGAGAAACCGAAAGAAACTAAAAAGGAAGAGGCCAAGTCCAAAGGAAATAAAAATCACACAAAAAGCACGAAAACTCAACAGCCCCAGGAAACAACGgacgaaaatatcgaaaaagaaAAGAGCGGGAAAAACGAGGATTCACATTCCTCTCAGAAAGGATCTCTTAAGCGACCTTCGAGTGCAGAAGAAGGGATTACCGACGAGCCAGCCGACAAAAAGCAGAAGACAAACGAAAACGACGAGAGCCTTGTTAAGACGCTGTCTGCAACAAAGACAGACTTCGCTGTAACTTGTAAATCCATCGAGAGTCTGAGGCACGTGATAGAGAAGATAGGCGAGAACACAGAGAGTGAAGATAACAATCATGGCTTGATAGAGTCGAATGAGAAAGAAACCGAAACCAGCACCGAGTGTCCAGTCTTATATCCTCCTAGCAAAGATGCATCTAACTCTTCAAAGTCTATAAACAGTATAGAAAACAAGAAGGTAGAAATATCAGGCAGCGTGTCGCCTGTTGCTTCCTCGGAGGAGCACTTGAAATCTAATGAAATCGTTTCAGCGGACACCGAGTTTAATCTTCCAGAAGACAACGCGCTGGAAAAGTCGGGTAACAATGTGGACAGTTCAAGCTCTAAATCACCACTGACGGAGGTAGAAGAGGCTGTGCAAGAATCCGTGGATTCTAAAAAGGTGAAGGAAGTGTGTAACTTGGGCACGGAGCTCGACAACTTGTTGCAGGTCACACCTAAAGATCCTGAATCCGTCGAAGGGACGGCAAACCTGGAGAGTAATAAAATCATCCTAAACCTTGACACGAATATTACGACATCGTTGAAACCGGAAACGAGTGTGACGGTTCCAGCCGATACCACCACAGAATCATCAACGCTACTGCCGGTTAGCATCGTTGAGGATGAGACTAAATTAACTAAGACATCCAAAGACGAAGTACCGAAAACTTCACTGTCTTACAACACGGAAAACTCTTTCGTGCCTATTGGTAACAGAGCCGACGGCCTCCACTCTGACCTATCCAACGACATATTCGCTTCCCTCCAAGTTCCTTCCAGTTCCCATAACTCGGAATCTATATCTCCCACAGCAGCGTTCCTTATGGCATTCCCGTTGGTGTCCTCTTTGAATGGTAAAACCGAGGTCCTTGAGGAGGATATGAAAGAGGACTTCAAGTACCACAGTCAGACTCCGCCGATGTTGTTGCAAATTGGAACCATGGAGCCTAACAGCTTCAAGATAAAAACGTCGTCGCCGCCCCATTCGATCGCCGAGAAACGATTGAAGGTGGCTTGTGAGGAGAAAAAGAGTCTAAATCCCCCCGTAAGCGAGCCCATGGCTTCAGAGATCATCGCCTCTGTGGAGTGCAACACCGCTACCAAAGCCTTGCCCAAGGTAGTCAACGACGAGCCGCTTAGGCAGCCTTACAAAATAGTACAGAGCGTTCTACCAACCTTGGAAAAGCCTGCAGCTTCTAATTCGTTCCCTCAGACGACCTTGTACTCCATTGCCAGCAAGTCGGCTAGCAATGTGACCAACACGAACACTCAGGCAGGAGGAAACAGCCAGAACCAGCTAGCGAGGAGCCTGCAGAACACCATATCCACTACCGAGAACATCATAGACTCCCAAATTGATACTGCATCCACTTCGAACAAGTCGGATCAGGCTAGCTGTCCGGTTCAAGTGTCCACCTGCGACACCAGTGTCCGCTATTCTACTTCCCAAGATTTTCTATCGAGTTACTCGAGCGTTGTCGACAACACTCTCACCAATCTGCAACAGAGCTCCACTGTTTGCAGCAACGGAACTATCTCTGAAGTGAATCCCGCTGGACTGGGACAGCCTGTGGTCCCTGACGTGTCACAAGCGTCTTTGGTTTCGCAGTTGGTCAACACAACAACCACCACAAttgcttcttcttctttgcCTTTACAGACCATGGATATAGATTACACGTCTCAAATGAAGGACAAAGAGTCTAATAGTTCTCGGGTTGATTACGGGATCGATGCGAAGGGTGCTCTAGTTGATTCTAGCATCGTATCCAACACCAGACTCGGTTATAACAGCCACGTTGACAGAGTTCTTCCCACGTCGTCTCAAAGCATGCAACAAGACTACGCCGTACAGCCCAAGGACACGCTTCCTATTCTGTCCAGCCAGGGTATACAAACCGTCTACAACTCGCAGCCGAAGAACAGTCACGTTCCGCAGAATTCGCACAACGAGTACGTTGATCAGAATAAAAATCTGTCGCGGAAGGACTCGATATCTTACTCAACTAGCAGCGCGACTAGCAGAGCTCAAAGTTATTCGAAGGATTCTATACCCAACTCGTCCGAGAGTCATTTCCAACATAGCTACCAGAAGATGAAGGATTCAGAGCCGTCGGCGAGTAACATTGTAGATCAGGACGCGAAGTTAAATGGTATGTTGAGGTCGAAACCGCAGGAAGCGCAGGGTCTCAGACTCGAGACTAGTTACACCTCGTCGAAAAAGATAGACGTTGATCCTTTCGCTCAAACGTTCTCGTACGCAGTGAAGGACGTCATAAACACGCAGGCTGACCAGAGCGTTCTGAGTCAGAACACCGAAAACATGTTCCAGGGGAAGCGGGAGGATACTCAGAGCTACAGTTCCTACTCCAACAAGGAAATCAAGAAGAACACCAGCTCCTCGAATCCTATCAGCAGCAAACCTCTCATTCAAAACGTTCCTATCTCGCGTTACTCGCAGCAGCCGACTTCCTTTGTCGCCACGTCCAACTACGAACAAAGTACGGTCACTGATAATCACACCAAGTCAACGACCACCGTTGCTCACTCCTCTAATTTCAGCATTTTGTCCTGGACCACTTTGTCGCCCGTCGGTGGCAGTGGTAATAACAACCTGGTACAGTTCGAACAAGGACAAAGCCAGACGGATAACTCGGAGCAGAAAGCGATCTGCGAGAATTACAATTACGTTCCTCTGCACAAGGAGAACTCCAACTACACCGGTGTGCTGGCGAATGATGTTTACTCTGGTAACTCGACCGTGGCTGGTATAGATAAGACCAGAATGAAATCCGGAATGGAACCTCAGAAGCAATCCTTCGTTGATCCTTCGAAAGCGCGAAATATTCAGACGAATGTCCAGTCGTCGGGTAAACAGAGTCGCATGCAGAGTCAAAGTTCATCAGGTAGCAACGACTACGCGAAGTTCAACGCCGAAAATAAGAACAAGTCTAAGTATAGCATAGAGTCGGAGTATATTCAGAATGAGTACTCCGGAATGGAGCAACAGTCCCAGCAGCAGCAACATGGACCAAAGAATCATCAGCCCATGCCTCAGAAGCAGGACAAACCTGTCTATCCAATGTCTACTTACGATTCCCAGGTGAATTTCGATTTGCCAGAGGTCAGCACGCAGATGAAATACTCCGTGGACTACACCAGCTCGAACTTCAAGTATCCGGACAAGTCGCAGCAGCAGAATCAGAACAAGTACCAGCCATTGGTCCAGGGACAGATTCCCTCTCTTCAGCATGATAGTGTGTCGTATAACAACGATGGAAAACACGGGCAACAACAGAGTACTACGAAGACCAAGACGAATCAACAACAGCACGCTATCAGAGCTCCCGTGAACTGGATGATGCCACCCGAAATCAAGCACAATACTAACATCGCTGACATGATTTTACCACCTATTGGAAAGGAGCTCGATTTTTGCCAGAACAATCTGTTCGCTCAAACTCCGTCGTACAATCAAGGGACACCTAATCAGTTTTATAATAACTACGATGTGGCGGCTCATAGCTTCCCTAATTTACCAGTGCTGCAGAGCGAACCCAAGAGGACATCGGACGTGTTTTATTCCGAAGAGCAACCGTTCCCATGGTCTCCCACCAAGACTACCGTTCACGTTGAACAGAGTCAACCGGTGAAAGGTATAGATCAGCACATTGTGCCCTCTAGTCTTCCAACTCTGGTCGGCGACCTAGACTTGGGCACTAATATTCCCGAGAAGCAGAACTTCTTATTCGGACAGGTCCCGTCCAGAGTCCCGTCTGACCAGAGCAAAGACCCTAGCAAGGATAAAGAAAGCAACGTCACCGGGCGTGACTTCCATACGGTTTTAAACAGTCAGAGTATACAACATCCAGGGTCTGTTTCGTCTTTCCTTTCCGTGAGTCAACTGGTGGAGCACGAGAAGGCTGAGAAGTCTCACCAGCAACATCATCAACAGCATCATCATCACCCTCACCACCATCATCACTCCCATCCACaccaacaacagcagcaacagcaacaacaacaagctAGGAAGCATCAGAGGAAGAGCAATACCAGTCCTAGAGGAAACAGCAAGCGACAAATGGACATCAGGAAACAGACGTCGGGTAATGATCAGCTGCACCAGAGACACGAGGAGCAAAAGTCGTCGGGTCACACCTTCTCCGAGCAAGGGtatcaacagcaacaacaacaacagcaaaaGTATCAACAGAACAATGTTCATTGGAGAAGCAGGAATTGCAAGAGCAATTACACCGCGGAAGCGTTGATAGGAACCAATAGCAGCGTCCACGATCCGATTCAGGACAAGCACGCGTCTATAAAGTTCACCACTAATTATCCTCAGAACAAATTTCAAACTAGTCTACCAACCGCGGACACGGTGATgccaattaattatttttctaacGCGGACGACGGAAGTGGATACGGTCAAATGGTCAATCAGAACTTCAATTCGTACACGTACTCTTCCAACGCTAACATTTACCCTACTTCGAACTTTATAACTAGCATATCTAACACGCCTACCAGTTACATGATGCCTCTGCACGACAACACCGATTATATGGAAGCGAATGCTTTTCTTCTGTCGAACGTGGCAACTGCCTCGACCGTCACCTCGTCCTCTACTTCGACGGTAACTACGTCAACTTCCAATGTAAATAGCAACACGAAGAACCATCAACATTATGCTAAGCATCCGCACTGCGACAAGAGGATATACTCCACCAACGCGAAgaaagggaaaaggaaaggTCCGGATGGGACCATGCAGAACTTGGAATTCTCTCTATCTGGAATTAACTCGCCACTGGAGGATTATCATCATTCTGCGACTTTCTTGCCACCACCACCGCCTCCGCACGCCAGTCCCCTTTATCAAAATCATCCGCAAGCGAACGTGTACACTAAAGCTGTAAATAGCTTGCCGCCACCGCCAGCTGTTGCTGGTCCTCAGAGTGTTCCGACCGTAGGGCCAGCTGGATTTTCAATGAATCCCAACATGCCGAGGGGAGGAATTGTCTCCAGTAATCCCATGGCCATGAGCCATCATCCCTCTGGTACCAGTCTCACCAACTTCAACTTGAGCACCATATTTCCGGAGATGAACGACAAA ATTACGGGGTACAAACCACCAAATGGTATACCAACCGGTTTGACACAGCCGCCGAACCAAACCACGGTTTACGCACAGAGAACCAATTATCCGACGAACCCGCTCTGCCATTTGCCACAG GTATCGGAAGGAAGCCAGTTTGGTAATGgcgttcctcctcctcctcctccgcctcctcctGGAGTAATACATTACAAGAATGTGTGA